Within Fusarium keratoplasticum isolate Fu6.1 chromosome 8, whole genome shotgun sequence, the genomic segment GGAAGAGCtcagaagatggagagataCTGTACTGTATCGGAGAAGCCGATGACGTAGGCACATCACGCTTCGTTTTTCCTGCTCTGCCCCGCGTGTGGCGAAGCTAACGGCGTGCACAGCCCCAtatcatcagcctcatcttgTCTCTttgaaaagagaaaaaatgAAAGCTGCGGAAGAAGCAATTCTCCGACATCTCGTCACTTTTTGATTGCTTTTCCCGGTTACGAGAGCGACGCCTCCCGACACCGACACGGCATCCTTGCTGCCTTAGTCTCTCGTTTAGCGGTACCTGCTTTGCGGTAGTCTCGTTGCATTTTGCAGCCTCTGCCGACGTCTGAATGCCCAACCTTGTCTTACACGGACAAAACAATCTGGGGCAAGAGAATGAGGCTCACCCGTGTCGGGAGCTAATTGGGGGGAGTCACAGACCCGCAATGGAGAGGCCATCGATCCACGGACGCGGATGCGGATACACTGAGACGGGGACTGGCATGTTGCTGGTTTTACTGCTCCGTCGTTGTTCCCGTCCCGTTGGACAGGTAATACTCCCAGGCATATCCAAGGAGCATTCACGGTGGGCCTGGGACGTGTCTCGTCCGAACCGTTCAGTTCGGATGAGACGCTGTTGGTTTCAACACTTTACTCTAATCATACTGTAGCAACCGGGTTATATGGCAAACATGTTTCATTTCACGATTGCCTCACCTATGGAGAGTTGCTTGCTACGAGGTTTCACGCCCCAAACAATTCGATATTCTCTCCCATGGGTATTTATCTGCTCAACTCAATTCTCTGCCCAGCCCTTCGCTCATATCCTTTCACCGATCTCACCGCTCACGTCGCAAAAACTCTTCATCGTCCCCTGTCCCAGTGGTAGGATCGCGGTATTCTCATTGCTTTTGTCCCGTCCCCTGTCCCGGGCGGCTAGATCAGTTGCTTTCGCGTCTCCATCACCCCTTGTTTGCTTTTTACCCGCCCTACTCTCCGATGCTAATGCCGGAGCACAGGGCCACAGGACTGCGATATCCCACGTCGGGTCATGCGTCCGCCAGCCCCGGCGCTTCGACGTGTCCCGTAAGGCTTTAATATACTGCATCAGTTGATCCTCACATTCACCGCTATCCAAGACGTGGCACAATCTCTACCTGACGACGCCTTGCAATATGTGATGTGGGGAGGTTGAGACGAGGAAAAAAAATCTGTAATACGTACGGAGCGGGTGACTCGTTTAGCGAGACGAGCTTGACCGGGCCTCACAGAGCTATGGATGGCCCATGACCCTTCCCCGGCTAGGCCCTTGGCTGCCCACGGGACTGGAGTGCGAGCGAGTATATATCTTTTGCTCGCTCGTGAAGGGGAATTGCTGTtggagcttctcatcatcgtctctgCTCTTCATTAGACAAAATGACCATGTCGAGTCCAGCATACGAAACGTTCCCAGCGGGACGGATGGCGAACCAACACCTTGACTATGACCCAGAGAAGCCCCCCGTCTCTCCAACCGGGTGTCTTTCAGGCGATGACAGCGCAGACTCGGTCGCGGAACCAGAGCGCTGGAACAGCACACGGATTAATGCCTACCGCTATTACGTGACCAACATATCCTTTCTAATAATGGGCATGAATGATGGATGTCTTGGTGTAAGTCCCTGAATGAACCTGTATCGCCGTTTCTTTAACTGACTGTGTTATAGGCTCTTCTGCCATACGTGAGTTGATATAACCCctgaccaccaccaacactcTTACCAACAAGCCACCCCTTTAGATCGAGACCTATTACTCCATCGACTACACCACTGTGTCGACCCTCTTCGTCGTGCCCTTTGCGGGCTACATCGTTGCCGCCCTCGTCAACAATTGGATTCACTACACCGTTGGCCAGCGCGGCGCCGCCTTCATCGGACCCATCACCCGCCTCCTCGCCTACCTCCCGATGGCCCTCCACCCGTCGTTCCCCGTGCTGCCCTGCGTCATGATGTTTACTGGATTCGGAAACGGCGTGCAGGACAGCGCCTATAATGCCTGGATCGGAAACATGCACCACGCCAACGAACTGCTCGGCTTCCTCCACGGGTCCTACGGCGTCGGGGCCACCATCAGCCCCCTGATCGCGTCTGCCATGATAACGGAAGCCAACCTGCAATGGTACACCTTCTTCTACATCATGATCGGTTTAACGTTTGTCgagttcatcatcggcacAACCGCATTCTGGGGCGCGACGGGCGACGAGTATAAGCGACGCATGCACTCTCAGCAGGGCAAGAGCCGCGTGACCACGCTCAtggccgtcaaggagccCGTCACTTGGATAGTCGCCATCTTCCTGCTGGGTTACGTGGCGGCAGAGGTCAGCCTCGGCGGTTGGATCGTCACCTTCATGTTGCGGGTCCGGCACGCCAAGCCCTTCCTCGCGGGCCTCACGGTGACTCTTTTCTGGCTGGGCCTCACGCTGGGCCGTGTCGTGCTCGGGTTCGTGACGGAGCGCATCGGTGAGAAGCTGGCCATCACCATGTACCTGGCCCTCTCCATTCTCCTCGAGCTACTGTACTGGCTGGTACCAGACTTTGTAGCTTCGGTAATCTTTGTGATgctccttggcttcttcctggGACCTCTGTTCCCAGCTGCCATCGTTGCAGCGACAAAGTTGCTTCCGACTGACTACCACATCAGTGCGCTTGGGTTCGCATCTGCTgtcggaggaggcggcgCTGCCATCGGCCCCTTTGCGGTCGGAGCCATCGCTCAACAAACAGGCGTTCAGGTTCTGCAACCAATCGTCCTCGGAATACTGGCCTTCATCATCGCAGTATGGACGCTTCTTCCGGGAGGATTCAGAAAGGGCGGGCTTGAGATGGCTCGGGAGCAAAAGCTCAAGCCCGGAGGAGACGTGAGGGAGATCTGGTCATGGATCAGAATGAAAGCCGCGAGAGCTGGACGACCACGAGCTTTGCCATGATGCCATGATCAGTTTTCAAGATACGAATGAATGACTTATTAGACAAGGATTATAGACGGCGGGATCAACACGGATAGGGATCAACGGACAATGGGCAACACTGGATACTGGGACACGGATTATCGGATAGACTCATATAAAggtagcagcagcaatggATACCAAGCGACAAGCTAAGCTAGTAATTCGGACATTGAAAAACCGAGTCTAAATGGTTTGTCCATCCAGTGAGATATCGTGTGTTGTAATGTCTCCCCCCGGAACCGGACGAG encodes:
- a CDS encoding MFS domain-containing protein: MTMSSPAYETFPAGRMANQHLDYDPEKPPVSPTGCLSGDDSADSVAEPERWNSTRINAYRYYVTNISFLIMGMNDGCLGALLPYIETYYSIDYTTVSTLFVVPFAGYIVAALVNNWIHYTVGQRGAAFIGPITRLLAYLPMALHPSFPVLPCVMMFTGFGNGVQDSAYNAWIGNMHHANELLGFLHGSYGVGATISPLIASAMITEANLQWYTFFYIMIGLTFVEFIIGTTAFWGATGDEYKRRMHSQQGKSRVTTLMAVKEPVTWIVAIFLLGYVAAEVSLGGWIVTFMLRVRHAKPFLAGLTVTLFWLGLTLGRVVLGFVTERIGEKLAITMYLALSILLELLYWLVPDFVASVIFVMLLGFFLGPLFPAAIVAATKLLPTDYHISALGFASAVGGGGAAIGPFAVGAIAQQTGVQVLQPIVLGILAFIIAVWTLLPGGFRKGGLEMAREQKLKPGGDVREIWSWIRMKAARAGRPRALP